A window of Acropora muricata isolate sample 2 chromosome 6, ASM3666990v1, whole genome shotgun sequence genomic DNA:
TACAACTTAGCAACTTTTTCAGCTTTGCTTACATGTAGCTGCATGCATGCATGGCAGCCATTTTTATATTGTTGAATCCCTGCCTTATTTTCTCTGCCTACTGTCCTTTTTGTAGCTGTGCAGTCAGTTTTGAAGCCTACCTCCTCCTTATTTGATGCCAGAGTATTCTTTGCTTCAATCAATGCCCTATGAATAAAGAATATGACTCTTTCTATAAGCaccaaaattaatattctgttgttgtttttcaaaggttcaaaatgacaaattataattattattatcataattattattatttgattattGTACCTACCTTTCAAAATATTCCTTGGTGCTCAATTCAGCCTAGTTacccaaaaataaatttaaaatacttgTTAATTGCAAATAATTCAAGGTTATATGAatgcaataatgataataattattataataataatatatcaaattcttatttttttcctttgaaatctTCATTAAAGTGCCCCTCacccctaattttttttttagccatcagaaaatatatttgtttccaATCTCATTGgagaaaaaattacagttataCGTTTTTTCCTCtattttctgtgaatttttaaagttttgaaaatatgcGCCCCTTTGATTCACCGCCGAGTTTGAAGGACAGTGGGTCGAGTTTGGTCTGTGACGTCAGCGGGGGAACTGATCGGCATGATTGTGCACAGAGACGAGTAAAAAGGTCGTCCAAAATATGCCTGATAGGTGTGTTGCTGCGAGTTGCAGCAATGTCGCGGATCCTTCCAAAGGCATATTTGTGCAAACCATACCTTTCTTTGGTGATTCTTGACCCGAGGCTATTAAACGTCCTAAGAAATGGGTTGATTTCGTCAAAGCAAAACGGGCTAAATGGGAACCAACGAACCCGCGTGTCATTCAAATCACCATCTTCAAATGGAATGTCGTACTCCGAGACATAACAGCCATCAGAGTCCTCGTACTCGAATGAATTTTCTGAATCTGTATTGCTTGACGacattttgttgtaattttaaaGGATTTCTATGCCTGAAGGTAAAATTAAAGAGATTCAAGGCCATAAACTTCAGATGAAACCCAGCTGGTTGCACGAGAGTCTCAAAAGCGAAGAAGTTGGCTTCCCCCGCTGACGTCACAAGTACATTAGGTCTCAGACCTCCTTTCACGCGGCCGTGAACCAGAAGATGACAACTTCAAACCTTCATATATTGGCGAGGATTTGATGGatttactcaatttttttttaatcttcacCAAATTATGTattcttttggaaaacaaagagaaaaaatttggggtgaggggcactttaagtagtgtttttgaaaaatttgaattttaataaaactagatgtgattggttgatcaAAGAATTGTGTTGGTTAACATGTGCAGTGCAACAATGGCTACCAATCTggtatctaaaaataaatgcaatttatcgcatacggggcaaaattacttagtgctgattggctgagacagagggcattttttctttatcacgagggcacttttggtaatcaagagggcatgattacttgatcccaATTGgcttaaagttgcttagcagTGAGGTcattgctaagatttgttgctgatcaaaattttcaaagttttccaaattacCCCCGTCGCGACTCaggcaattttgtgaaaactttgaaaataagggtgaaattaatccttattTGCCCTCAGGCCCATGGAATTACATAATTATAGTACTAATAGATGAATAAGAAAGAGAGATGTGGAAATTGTTGCCTAACAAGTCTTGTTGTCAGAAGCCTACAAGTTACACTTCTGTGTGGCATTTAAATCTTTGTTCATAAAATGTGTGCAAAGGGAGTAATAAGCTAACCTGCAACTTAGTATTCAGCTCATCCACTGAGGCTTTAAGTTCTTCCTTCTAAATTttggtgaaaacaaaaaatatgatAAGTgtatacttgcaaaaattaaaaaaaaaaattagatgtTAGTTAGGTGTGAATTTAAAGTTGACCAGGGGGAGAATCTCTTACCTCTTGAATTGCTTTGGAAAGTTGAACTTTTAACTCTTCAACAGCTctgaaaaaggaagaattttcCATAATATTGTtacacagtaaaaaaaaaaaccatttagAAGTGAAGCAAGTGATGGCACCTTCTATTTTTCTATTACTATATGTAATTATGCTGGCagaaagaaaataagtaaaaagtgAGAAGATTTCATACCTTTCCTGTCTTTCTTTTTCCTGAAACATAAAAGccattaatgataataattattattatgaatagagGTATCCTTTCCTGTCTTTAATTTGAAGACGGGAGAAAACCATTAAATTTGTCATTTACTGAAAGTAATATATCATTAGAActaaaaacaatatttgttaTATAATTAATTGTAAGCTTGTCTGGGCATCGTTAGGAATATACACCGTGTAAAAACGAGCAAACTAGTGCAGGGATCATCAAAGAGTCTTGTGCAAAGTTACAGTAATATGATGGTAAAAATGGTTGGTTTCTGTGTTGCTTTGGCTCTGCTATATGGGTGGATCCAAAATTGAGGGGAGGTGACGATGACCAGCATGTCAACAAGGCCAACTGGACTTGTGTTTCTTTCCATTCTTTCTACTTACCTGATTTTGTACTGATTCATCTTTGAGTTGAATCTCTGCTTTCAGGGCTGAAAGTTTGCTATAATAGGCAAGAAAAGAACCAAAGTTATCACATGTGTGTGACTAAGGTCACAAATCATTTATATATACTCTCCAAAAAAAGTATGAAGAAGTACACTTCACAACTCACTTTGCCCATTCCTTGTTCTGTTCCTGAAGTTTCCTTAACTCTTCCTATTGagagattaataattattattgaagtaaTAATTAGTGTTTTATCcaatttttgcatttggcttgATCGAAACTGCTTTTGAATGCTTGAGATGAGGAAATTGTgtgtatatataattatatcaaCAGTCAGCCATGTATTATAGTAAGTCTTCTCAAATTTACTGCTAAATAGTCAAAATGTTCATGTTAACTTTGATACGAGCAATTACTTCCTCAACATGCATTTTATGcctgaaatattttttacatAACCCTCttcagtgcagtttttttttaaatatatgtaAATTACACCATACCTtctttccttccatttccaacCTCATTTTCTTCTGGTCATCATATGTCTCACTGTAAAAATGAAAGCAGGGGGAAAATAATAATTGGCACATTTAAAATTTGACAATCacagcattttaaaactttaatcGAATTTTGTGCTTTCTCATTAGAATTCTAATTCCTTACTTGGTCTCTTTTGTGACCTTCTTAAGTTCTTCCTCCTTAACATCCAGTTCTCTCAACAACCTCTATAAAATAAGGAACAAAATAATTATCCACATTTTTAAACAGAGtacaataaatacaataaacACAGCAACGATCagtgagggcctcccaggggggagggggtggatGTTCCCTTGTTcgtcaaaaataaattaaggagttccccgaaattcacttttactgagttcccctgttcccagaaattccgctccatgttcccttgatcaccaaaaatattcctcactgttccctacaattcttctcatattttattttttcatggttagttattttcataggttttaccaaaaaaatgagagaaattgtgATTTTTTGTCAGTATTTTGTTGACGGAAAGGCTTTTTTGCCCCTTCTCTAAAATACAACTGCACTGAGGGCTAATTATTCATAGCCTTCCCTACAATTTCCTATTGTTTCCCCCCATCCCCCTACCCTACCCCTTCCCGTCACTCCCCAAATTCCTCCTTCTCTCCTTCCCTGTCCTAGCTTCTCCAGTTCTTCATCTTTAATTCCATAGCTTGCctcattttcttgttctttccgGGTTATTTCTTGCATTATCTCATTAGCAGTTCTTCGATCATCTCTGGCTCCTCTGCCACGGCCTCTACCTCCTCTGCTCCAGCCTCTCCCTTGTCCTCTGCCTCTTCCACTCCCACTTCCACGTCCTTAGGAGAAAAATGATCATATGGAGTCAGCCTTTGTTTGAGTTAGGAAGCGTTCACAAAAACTTGGTGAGGGGAAGGGGGTCTGATGAGAAAATGGCTGAGCCTAAAAAAAATAAGAGGTAAAAAGGAAGTGTTCAAAAAACGTAGATTTCCCCAAGTGTGGTATCcaaaagtttaaattttaatgTGCCCAAGAGAAAGAACAATGTCTCATCAGTACCCTCCCCCCCCAGGAAATTTTTGTGCATGCACTCTTTTGTCGTTTTTGttataaacaataaaatttcttGGATTTCCACCGAATGCGTGCCTTTTGAGTTTTATAAATCTGCGAgccagcgagccatgcgagccaaggagcgagccatgcgagccatgcgagtcatgcgagccaaggggcgagccatgcgagtcatgcgagccgtgcgagtcatgcgagccatgcgagccgTGCGAGTCATGTGAGCCGACAGTCAAAATGTTAAGAATATTTATTTGTTACAATTATATTTGTTCGTATTTCTTGAGGACAATCAATCTCATTCAACTGGGGTACCTATACGAGGCAAGTGCAAGTGCCTCGTCTTGCCTCcctgaaaaaaacatcaaaagtcgcgttaattttcttcatttaaataTTTGCCCCGTCCCTTGCGTTTATTATTCCCTTGTTCAAACGAAGTTTTCCATCCGATTCGCTTTAATTTACGTCGCGTTAATTTCCCATGATAGTATAGGTAAAACAATTGCTTGAATGCGGCGTTTGACAGTGAATTATTTCTTGGAAgaggatgaaagaaaaagataaaaccacttcaatttttttccaaagagaTTAAGCTTAATTATGAGAGTCCGCCTCTATTTTAGCGAACTGGAAAACTGTATTGAAATCaagttttaaataatatttcgTAAATATTGAATTCGAAAACATCCATGAATCGTATACTTAAGACATCACATAAAAGATTTAACAGAAAATTTGAAGAATGCAGATACAATAGAGGGCATACAGCCGCGATTTTAATTAAGTCATTTGCCTGTAATTTCCTTAGACGGCAAAATCAGAACAGCCAACAATGAACGcgaattttcaagttcaaaagcAGTTATTTAGGGCTACGCACAGCACAAAGAAAGTCACATACACCGTTAAGGAAAAGAGATAGATTTACTGAGAATCTCAAGAAGGATAGAGAAGGATAAAGGAAAAACCTTTATCTTACGACGAAAAAAACTGACAGAAAACACCGCACTCTTCCAACAACAAATTCATAGAAAAACACGGCATCAAGGCAATCGTTTCAAACTGATGAAATCCTAAGCTATTTTTTCGCATCTGTTGAATGGAATCgaccaaaaatggccagaaaAAATCAATTACTCACATCGAACTGATGACTTTTTAAGTACTCAAAGATGACGGCACTTAATGTTGACGGACTAAATCCGAGTTGAAAAGAAGCGGCGTGGTAAAAGCACTTGCCGTCAGCTGGTGGGTCCAACGCTACCTCGAAACCAGCTTCTGCCACTCTGTTGGCGAGTTTTGAAGAAAGACTTGTCTAAGGGAAGAGACAACCACATGCAGCAGTCAGCCAACCGATAGAGTTTTGATAAATCTGATTCACTAAAGAGCAAATCTGTTAAAATTATACGATTTACTCACCATTCTTGACGCCAATTGCACTGGATCATGGAAGCACTGTTCTCTTTTCTCTTGAAATGATTTTCCACAAGGATATCAATGAATGACAGGTGTCAATGGATACCATTCAAGTGCCCATTCGAGTTGCGGTGGGGCGGTGGAGCCGTACTTTTCTTTCAGGAGTCTTAAACCTTAATAAATTTTGGTCgcactgtttttattttttgcggaTCCTGAAGCGATTTTAATGGATAAAACTTtcttgaaataataaaattatgaaacaaagaaaaaaatcgtctAACTCAGGATAGCTATTACTATGACGCAAGACTTGGCAtgtctacatctacatctacatctatttTGTCGGCAACAACTATATACAGTCAAGTACAGTTATCACGCcaacattaaattaaaaaatgaataaataaatagataaaaataGTATATATAAAAGTTGCAATAAATAAAAGTGGTATGAATGAGTaaaaatgaaatgcaatcaagtaattaaatatttaaacatgtttacagcatttttcatatttgacgcACTAGCAAAAGTTCTGGCAACCGAAGTGAGATAAGGATTTTTCTgtgaatatttcaattttggGCAGTTTTGAACctaaataggccttttgcagctagcgatcacgtggtacaaaatccgccatgctggagggcaagctcattattattcccacactgggacatcaaaacaaaggcaagtcaagcttcactggttcaggtctctttgttttaatgtcccagtgcaggaataataatgagcttgccctccagcatggcggattttgtaccacgtgatcgctagctgcaaaaggcctatttaaaattaattcccGGGGAAAGCGAGAGTACCCTGGGAGCGAGGTTGTCCTGGTTATACTCATCCCCAGGATCatctccgctttcaagatggcggggGCGGTTTAGAGCGATAGTTAAGTGATAATCGGCCGCGAAATGATCGATCACCTGCCAGATCCTGAAccaatagaagaaaaaaaaaaaaactcgaaaaatggctcgcatgactcgcatggctcgcatggctcgcatggctcgctccttggctcgcatggctcgctggcTCGCAGATTTAGCAGACCCGTGCCTTTTGGATGGAGAGAAGTCCCTTCAAATGGTAAGCGAAATGGTTCTTCTTTGACAAGAAAGGCGGTTTAGTACGTGTAGCATGACTAT
This region includes:
- the LOC136919729 gene encoding chromosome partition protein Smc-like isoform X2; the protein is MQEITRKEQENERLLRELDVKEEELKKVTKETNETYDDQKKMRLEMEGKKEELRKLQEQNKEWANKLSALKAEIQLKDESVQNQEKERQERAVEELKVQLSKAIQEKEELKASVDELNTKLQAELSTKEYFERALIEAKNTLASNKEELANLEEENKQLERNLLEAQEQLEKGKEKSDALDKEHKELQEMGQTLKQKEQFQNDLYDTVRKIQENLTELEREGQEKKIEFMTLKEKMKDEMLQKDSELDELNKTLQKLEHLVSRKHTTTQPSP
- the LOC136919729 gene encoding chromosome partition protein Smc-like isoform X1, which encodes MQEITRKEQENERLLRELDVKEEELKKVTKETNETYDDQKKMRLEMEGKKEELRKLQEQNKEWANKLSALKAEIQLKDESVQNQEKERQERAVEELKVQLSKAIQEKEELKASVDELNTKLQAELSTKEYFERALIEAKNTLASNKEELANLEEENKQLERNLLEAQEQLEKGKEKSDALDKEHKELQEMGQTLKQKEQFQNDLYDTVRKIQENLTELEREGQEKKIEFMTLKEKMKDEMLQKDSELDELNKTLQKLEASKKKKGFFKRVRHFFRFGCTRKTTEQNAKF